One window of Mesorhizobium sp. WSM4904 genomic DNA carries:
- a CDS encoding class II aldolase and adducin N-terminal domain-containing protein gives MSLARLHKEPLSNLPYYEERVDLAAAFRWTARLNMHEAVANHFSLSVNEDGTKFLMNPNQVHFSRIKASDLLLIDANDPDTLSGPNAPDPTAWGLHGAIHRNVPHARCAMHVHSIHATVLASLADSTLPPIDQNSAMFFNRHVVDAHYGGLAFEEEGERCSKLLTDPKVKVMVMGNHGVMVIGDTVADTFNRMFYFERAAETYIKALWTGRPLRTLSDEIAEKTAREVDDYPGQAERHLSELKAILDEEEPVYRN, from the coding sequence ATGAGCCTTGCCCGTTTGCACAAGGAACCGCTGAGCAACCTGCCCTATTACGAGGAGCGCGTCGATCTCGCCGCCGCTTTCCGCTGGACGGCGCGGCTCAACATGCATGAGGCGGTCGCCAACCACTTTTCGCTGTCGGTCAACGAGGACGGCACGAAATTCCTGATGAATCCCAACCAGGTGCATTTCTCGCGCATCAAGGCGAGCGACCTGCTTCTGATCGACGCCAACGATCCCGACACGCTGTCGGGCCCGAATGCGCCCGATCCGACCGCCTGGGGCCTGCACGGCGCCATCCATCGCAACGTGCCGCATGCGCGCTGCGCCATGCATGTGCATTCGATCCACGCTACCGTGCTCGCTTCGCTGGCCGACTCGACGCTGCCGCCGATCGACCAGAACTCGGCCATGTTCTTCAACCGCCACGTCGTCGACGCCCACTATGGCGGGCTCGCCTTCGAGGAGGAGGGCGAACGCTGCTCCAAGCTTCTGACCGACCCCAAGGTCAAGGTCATGGTCATGGGCAATCACGGCGTGATGGTCATCGGCGACACTGTCGCCGACACCTTCAACCGCATGTTCTATTTCGAGCGCGCCGCCGAGACCTACATCAAGGCGCTGTGGACCGGCCGTCCACTGCGCACGCTCTCCGACGAGATCGCGGAAAAGACGGCGCGCGAGGTGGACGACTATCCCGGCCAGGCCGAGCGCCATCTTTCGGAGCTGAAGGCGATCCTCGACGAGGAAGAGCCTGTTTACCGGAACTGA
- a CDS encoding urease subunit gamma has protein sequence MNLTPREKDKLLIAMAAMVARKRLERGVKLNHPEAIALITDFVVEGARDGRSVAELMEAGAHVVTRAQVMDGIAEMIHDVQVEATFPDGTKLVTVHEPIR, from the coding sequence ATGAATCTCACGCCGCGTGAAAAGGACAAGCTGCTGATCGCCATGGCGGCGATGGTAGCGCGCAAGCGGCTGGAGCGCGGCGTCAAGCTCAACCACCCCGAGGCGATCGCGCTGATCACCGACTTCGTCGTCGAGGGCGCCCGCGACGGCCGCTCGGTGGCCGAACTGATGGAGGCTGGCGCGCATGTCGTCACCCGCGCCCAGGTCATGGACGGCATTGCCGAGATGATCCACGACGTCCAGGTCGAGGCGACATTTCCCGACGGCACCAAGCTGGTGACCGTGCACGAGCCGATCAGGTGA
- the ureG gene encoding urease accessory protein UreG — MTQANGPLRIGIGGPVGSGKTTLTEKLCKALRDRFSIAVVTNDIYTKEDAMMLARLQALPEERIVGVETGGCPHTAIREDASINLRAIAELNKKFPDLDVIFIESGGDNLAATFSPDLADLTLYIISVCQGEDIPRKGGPAITRSDFLVINKSDLAPYVNVNLDVMEGDATRMRGKRPFGFTDLSRGKGLQEVIDFIVEHGGLQSARPAA, encoded by the coding sequence ATGACACAAGCCAACGGCCCCCTTCGCATCGGCATCGGCGGCCCCGTCGGTTCCGGCAAGACGACGCTCACCGAAAAACTCTGCAAGGCGCTGCGAGACCGGTTCTCCATCGCCGTCGTCACCAACGACATCTACACCAAGGAAGACGCCATGATGCTGGCTCGCCTGCAGGCGCTGCCGGAGGAGCGCATCGTCGGCGTCGAGACCGGCGGCTGCCCGCACACCGCCATCCGCGAAGACGCCTCGATCAACCTGCGGGCGATCGCCGAGCTGAACAAAAAATTCCCCGACCTCGACGTCATCTTCATCGAATCCGGCGGCGACAACCTTGCCGCCACCTTCTCGCCGGACCTTGCCGATTTGACCCTCTATATCATCTCGGTCTGCCAGGGCGAGGACATTCCTCGCAAAGGCGGTCCAGCCATCACGCGCTCGGATTTCCTCGTCATCAACAAGAGCGATCTGGCGCCCTATGTGAACGTCAACCTCGACGTCATGGAAGGCGACGCCACCCGCATGCGCGGCAAGCGGCCCTTCGGCTTCACCGATCTGTCGCGCGGCAAGGGGTTGCAGGAGGTGATCGACTTCATCGTCGAGCATGGCGGGCTGCAATCGGCGCGGCCGGCGGCCTGA
- a CDS encoding DUF1272 domain-containing protein gives MLELRPNCECCDKNLPPEAVDARICTFECTFCADCAEDVLGGVCPNCGGNFAPRPIRPAAMLKKYPASTRRVLKAEGCGPRTAA, from the coding sequence ATGCTGGAATTGAGGCCCAATTGCGAATGCTGCGACAAGAACCTGCCGCCGGAGGCTGTCGATGCGCGGATATGCACCTTCGAATGCACCTTCTGCGCCGACTGCGCGGAAGATGTGCTCGGCGGCGTCTGCCCAAACTGCGGCGGCAATTTTGCACCGCGGCCGATCCGGCCGGCGGCAATGCTGAAGAAGTATCCGGCATCGACCAGGCGTGTGCTCAAGGCCGAGGGCTGCGGCCCGCGCACGGCCGCCTGA
- a CDS encoding HupE/UreJ family protein, whose product MISASTKRISLAALLLLAAAMPAYAHVGIGTTSSFAAGFTHPFSGLDHMTAMIAVGLWAVMKGGRAIWAWPLAFVGVMLAGGALGMLHVPVPFVEPGILASVVALGLLVALAVDLPVSAGIAVIGLFALFHGHAHGTEVPQNAGGLEYMAGFAAATALLHAAGIAAALGLGLRFRGLARAAGAACAAVGIGLAFGML is encoded by the coding sequence ATGATCTCCGCTTCGACGAAACGCATCTCGCTCGCCGCGCTCCTGCTCTTGGCAGCAGCGATGCCGGCTTACGCCCATGTCGGCATCGGCACGACCTCGTCCTTCGCGGCCGGCTTCACGCACCCATTCTCCGGCCTCGACCATATGACGGCGATGATCGCCGTCGGCCTGTGGGCGGTGATGAAGGGCGGCAGGGCTATCTGGGCATGGCCGCTTGCTTTCGTCGGCGTGATGCTCGCGGGCGGCGCGCTCGGCATGCTGCATGTGCCGGTGCCCTTCGTCGAGCCGGGTATCCTCGCTTCGGTCGTGGCGCTTGGCCTGCTGGTCGCGCTGGCGGTCGACCTGCCTGTCTCGGCCGGCATCGCCGTCATCGGCCTGTTCGCGCTGTTCCACGGCCATGCGCATGGCACCGAGGTGCCGCAGAATGCCGGCGGCCTCGAATATATGGCCGGCTTTGCCGCTGCGACGGCGCTTCTTCATGCCGCAGGTATCGCGGCCGCGCTCGGCCTTGGGCTGCGCTTCCGCGGCCTGGCGCGTGCCGCCGGCGCTGCCTGTGCGGCGGTCGGCATTGGCCTTGCATTCGGCATGCTGTGA
- a CDS encoding DUF3995 domain-containing protein: MTVLAFALSVVLLLITTLHVYWGIGGIWPGTDTKSCARAVVGFRGVDEMPSSLASFAVAACLALATLWPLALESVFASPFPKQGLAATALLIGLVFLGRGIVGFTPWWRRLAPEQPFARLDQRLYSPLCLLIGLGFAILAITEFPA, encoded by the coding sequence ATGACCGTTCTCGCCTTCGCCCTTTCTGTCGTCCTGCTCCTGATAACCACGCTGCATGTCTATTGGGGTATCGGCGGCATCTGGCCCGGGACTGACACAAAATCCTGCGCCCGCGCCGTCGTCGGCTTTCGCGGCGTCGACGAAATGCCGTCGTCATTGGCGAGCTTCGCCGTCGCTGCTTGCCTCGCGCTTGCCACGCTCTGGCCTCTGGCGCTCGAAAGCGTCTTTGCCTCGCCGTTTCCGAAGCAGGGGCTTGCCGCCACCGCGCTGCTGATCGGTCTCGTTTTCCTTGGCCGCGGCATCGTCGGTTTCACGCCCTGGTGGCGCCGGCTGGCGCCGGAGCAGCCTTTCGCGCGGCTCGATCAGCGCCTCTATTCGCCGCTCTGCCTGCTGATCGGGCTGGGCTTCGCCATCCTCGCCATCACGGAGTTTCCGGCATGA
- a CDS encoding urease accessory protein UreF: MTERPTGAALLRLMAWLSPSFPVGGFSYSHGLERAVHDGLIADSKDLAAWLETLVEMGSGWNDAVLFAESWRRARDGGDLTEAAALAEALTGSRERHLETMLQGAAFLKAASAWPCPALERLPADCPYCVAVGAVAGSHGIGLAEALSAFLQAFFSNLVQAAIRLGVAGQVDAVALLAGFESLALSAAARAANSSLDDLGGSAFISDIVAMKHETQYSRLFRS, from the coding sequence ATGACTGAGCGGCCTACCGGCGCCGCGCTGCTGCGGCTGATGGCATGGCTGTCGCCGTCCTTTCCGGTCGGCGGTTTTTCCTACAGCCATGGCCTCGAACGTGCCGTGCATGACGGGCTGATCGCCGACAGCAAAGATCTTGCCGCCTGGCTGGAAACGCTGGTCGAGATGGGCTCGGGCTGGAACGATGCCGTGCTCTTCGCCGAAAGCTGGCGGCGCGCGCGTGACGGCGGCGATCTGACGGAAGCGGCCGCGCTTGCCGAGGCGCTCACCGGCTCGCGGGAGCGGCACCTGGAAACCATGCTGCAGGGCGCGGCTTTCCTCAAGGCGGCCTCGGCCTGGCCGTGTCCCGCGTTGGAGCGCTTGCCGGCCGATTGCCCCTATTGCGTCGCCGTCGGCGCGGTTGCCGGGAGCCACGGCATCGGCTTGGCGGAGGCGTTGTCGGCTTTCCTGCAGGCCTTTTTCTCCAATCTCGTGCAGGCCGCCATCCGGCTCGGCGTTGCAGGGCAGGTCGATGCCGTCGCTTTGTTAGCCGGCTTTGAATCATTGGCATTGTCGGCGGCCGCTCGTGCCGCCAATTCTTCGCTCGACGATCTCGGTGGCTCCGCCTTCATCTCCGACATCGTGGCGATGAAGCACGAAACCCAATATTCGCGTCTGTTCCGCTCATGA
- a CDS encoding HAD family phosphatase, with product MTPKAVFWDMDGTLVDSEPLHEAALVAALRSVGIAPPTDLHERVLGIAAWPVYEMLRDQFGLDLPFDDWIVRKYDHYLPMAETLKPRPGAIEVFNELRALGVEQAVVSNSDRLIVDANLGAVGLVYPGMHTVSRNDVRLGKPHAEPFLRAAYLAGVDPADAVAVDDSRTGAMAGLAAGMKTIFWPEAPMEGPPGAVVINSADELRAQLGL from the coding sequence ATGACGCCGAAAGCGGTTTTCTGGGACATGGACGGCACGCTGGTCGACAGCGAGCCGCTGCACGAGGCCGCCCTCGTGGCCGCGCTGCGCAGCGTCGGCATCGCACCGCCGACCGATCTGCACGAACGGGTGCTCGGTATCGCGGCATGGCCGGTCTACGAAATGCTGCGCGACCAGTTCGGCCTCGACCTGCCTTTCGACGACTGGATCGTGCGCAAATACGACCACTATCTGCCGATGGCCGAAACGCTGAAGCCGCGCCCCGGCGCGATCGAGGTGTTCAACGAATTGCGCGCGTTGGGCGTCGAGCAGGCCGTGGTGTCCAATTCCGACCGCCTGATCGTCGACGCCAATCTCGGTGCGGTCGGTCTCGTCTATCCCGGCATGCACACGGTGAGCCGCAATGACGTGCGCCTGGGCAAGCCGCATGCGGAACCGTTCCTGCGCGCCGCCTATCTTGCGGGCGTCGACCCGGCGGACGCCGTCGCGGTCGACGACAGCCGGACCGGCGCCATGGCTGGACTGGCGGCCGGCATGAAGACGATCTTCTGGCCGGAGGCGCCGATGGAAGGACCGCCCGGCGCTGTCGTCATCAACAGCGCGGATGAATTGCGGGCGCAATTGGGGCTCTGA
- a CDS encoding beta-ketoacyl-[acyl-carrier-protein] synthase family protein, which yields MLKRVVITGIGGICGLGNDVPAIWDAMRAGRSAIGPIENPSLHDLKVKVGCEIKELPDHGIDRKQVVSMDRFSLLAVIAAREAMRQSGLTAHADNTYRMGATIGIGVCGFETIEENYRAILLEGRNRAAIFTVPKVMPGAAAGQVSMNLGLRGPVFGVTSACSSANHAIASAVDHIRLGRADVMVAGGTEAPLVWGVLKGWEALRVLSPDTCRPFSADRQGLSLGEGAGMAVLESYDHAMARGATILAEIAGAGLSADASDIVAPTVEGPEAAMRFCLVDAGLNPEDVDYLNAHGTGTKANDQIETAAIKRVFGEHARSLSVSSTKSMHAHCLGASGGLEMIACVMAIRDGIVPPTANFREPDPECDLDVTPNVARERKVRTALSNSFAFGGTNAVLAFKAI from the coding sequence ATGCTGAAGCGCGTCGTCATCACCGGCATTGGCGGAATATGCGGGCTCGGCAACGATGTGCCGGCGATCTGGGACGCCATGCGCGCCGGCCGCTCGGCAATCGGCCCGATCGAGAACCCGTCCCTGCATGACCTGAAGGTCAAGGTCGGCTGCGAAATCAAGGAGTTGCCCGATCACGGCATCGACCGCAAGCAAGTGGTGTCGATGGACCGCTTCAGCCTGCTGGCGGTGATCGCGGCGCGGGAGGCGATGCGGCAGTCCGGGCTCACCGCGCATGCCGACAACACCTACCGGATGGGCGCAACCATAGGCATCGGCGTCTGCGGCTTCGAAACGATCGAGGAAAATTACCGCGCCATCCTTCTCGAAGGGCGCAACCGCGCCGCCATCTTCACCGTGCCGAAAGTGATGCCGGGCGCCGCAGCCGGCCAGGTCAGCATGAATCTCGGCCTGCGCGGCCCGGTGTTCGGCGTTACCTCCGCCTGCTCGTCGGCCAACCACGCGATCGCCTCGGCCGTCGACCACATCCGTCTCGGGCGCGCCGACGTCATGGTCGCCGGCGGCACCGAAGCGCCGCTGGTCTGGGGCGTGCTCAAGGGCTGGGAGGCGCTGAGGGTGCTTTCGCCCGACACCTGCCGGCCGTTCTCGGCCGACCGCCAGGGCCTGTCGCTCGGCGAAGGCGCCGGCATGGCGGTGCTGGAAAGCTACGACCATGCCATGGCGAGGGGCGCCACCATCCTCGCCGAGATCGCCGGCGCGGGCCTCTCGGCCGACGCCTCCGACATCGTCGCGCCCACGGTCGAGGGACCGGAAGCGGCGATGCGCTTCTGCCTGGTCGATGCCGGCCTCAACCCCGAGGATGTCGACTATCTCAACGCGCATGGCACCGGCACCAAGGCCAACGACCAGATCGAGACCGCGGCGATCAAGCGCGTCTTCGGCGAGCATGCGCGGTCGCTCTCGGTCTCCTCGACCAAGTCGATGCATGCGCATTGCCTCGGCGCGTCTGGCGGGCTGGAGATGATCGCCTGCGTCATGGCGATCCGCGACGGCATCGTGCCGCCGACAGCGAATTTCCGCGAGCCCGACCCCGAATGCGATCTCGACGTGACGCCGAACGTGGCGCGGGAGCGCAAGGTGCGCACGGCGCTGAGCAACAGTTTCGCCTTCGGCGGCACCAATGCGGTGCTGGCGTTCAAGGCGATCTGA
- a CDS encoding glutathione S-transferase family protein → MYKAVGSRGSRVSRVLWMLEELGQPYEFVEVKLRSPEAYALNPSGKVPILIDGDLKITDSAAICVYLADKHTDKGMGANPGLVGRAEIDSWMHFAQSELEAPLWNKLRHRFLLPKDVRVDVGPATAHDFASEVKALARRLGDRPFALGDRFSAVDVLLGDIGGWARAGRFPIDSDRVNAYFDRVLQRPARARAQANGGAFK, encoded by the coding sequence ATGTACAAGGCCGTCGGATCGCGAGGTTCCCGGGTCAGCCGCGTGCTCTGGATGCTCGAGGAGCTCGGGCAGCCCTACGAATTCGTCGAGGTCAAGCTGCGCTCGCCCGAGGCTTATGCGCTGAACCCCTCCGGCAAGGTGCCGATCCTGATCGACGGCGACCTGAAGATCACGGACTCGGCGGCGATCTGCGTCTATCTGGCGGACAAGCATACGGATAAGGGCATGGGCGCCAATCCGGGCCTCGTCGGCCGCGCGGAGATCGATTCCTGGATGCATTTCGCCCAGAGCGAGCTGGAAGCGCCGCTGTGGAACAAGCTGCGCCATCGTTTCCTGCTGCCCAAGGACGTGCGCGTCGATGTCGGCCCTGCAACCGCGCATGACTTTGCATCCGAAGTGAAGGCGCTTGCCCGCCGGCTCGGCGACAGGCCCTTCGCGCTCGGTGACCGCTTTTCGGCCGTCGACGTGCTGCTCGGCGACATCGGCGGTTGGGCCCGCGCCGGCCGGTTCCCGATCGACTCCGATCGGGTTAATGCCTATTTCGATCGTGTTCTGCAGCGCCCGGCCCGCGCTCGCGCGCAAGCCAATGGAGGAGCCTTCAAATGA
- the ureC gene encoding urease subunit alpha, whose amino-acid sequence MMAKITRAAYAQMYGPTVGDKVRLADTELFIEVEKDFTVLGEEVKFGGGKVIRDGMGQSQVPRAGGAVDTVITNALVVDALTGIVKADIGLKDGRIAAVGKAGNPDTQDGVTIIIGPGTEIIAGEGKILTAGGFDAHIHFICPQQIEEALMSGITTMLGGGTGPAHGTLATTCTPGPWHMARMIQSFDAFPMNIGLSGKGNASQPAALEEMVLAGACSLKLHEDWGTTPAAIDCCLSVADAYDVQVMIHTDTLNESGFVENTVAAIKGRTIHAFHTEGAGGGHAPDIIKVCGLPNVIPSSTNPTRPYTVNTLAEHLDMLMVCHHLSPSIPEDIAFAESRIRKETIAAEDILHDIGAFSIISSDSQAMGRVGEVAIRCWQTADKMKRQRGSLPQETGDNDNFRVRRYIAKYTINPAIAHGLSKEIGSVTVGKRADLVLWNPAFFGVKPEMVLVGGTIAAAPMGDPNASIPTPQPMHYRPMFGAYGKALTNSSVTFVSKAAFGAGLQEKLGVDKAMVAVENTRGGIGKHSMVLNDATPHVEVDPETYEVRADGELLTCEPATVLPMAQRYFLF is encoded by the coding sequence CTGATGGCCAAAATCACCCGTGCCGCCTATGCGCAGATGTATGGCCCGACGGTCGGCGACAAGGTGCGGCTGGCCGACACCGAGCTCTTCATCGAGGTCGAGAAGGATTTCACCGTCCTTGGCGAGGAGGTGAAGTTCGGCGGCGGCAAGGTGATTCGCGACGGCATGGGCCAGAGCCAGGTGCCAAGGGCCGGCGGCGCCGTCGACACCGTCATCACCAACGCGCTGGTCGTCGATGCGCTGACCGGAATCGTCAAGGCCGATATCGGCCTGAAGGACGGCCGTATCGCTGCGGTCGGCAAGGCCGGCAACCCGGATACGCAAGACGGCGTCACCATCATCATCGGCCCGGGGACCGAGATCATCGCCGGCGAAGGCAAGATCCTGACGGCCGGCGGCTTCGACGCGCATATCCATTTTATTTGCCCGCAGCAGATCGAGGAAGCGCTGATGAGCGGCATCACCACGATGCTGGGCGGCGGCACCGGTCCGGCGCATGGCACCTTGGCCACCACCTGCACGCCGGGGCCTTGGCACATGGCGCGCATGATCCAGTCCTTCGACGCTTTCCCGATGAATATCGGCCTGTCCGGCAAGGGCAATGCGTCGCAGCCCGCCGCGCTGGAAGAGATGGTGCTCGCCGGCGCCTGCTCGCTGAAGCTGCACGAGGACTGGGGCACGACGCCGGCCGCGATCGACTGCTGCCTGTCGGTCGCCGACGCTTACGACGTGCAGGTGATGATCCACACCGACACGCTGAACGAATCGGGCTTTGTCGAGAACACGGTAGCGGCAATCAAGGGCCGCACCATCCACGCCTTTCACACCGAGGGCGCCGGCGGCGGCCACGCGCCCGACATCATCAAGGTCTGCGGCCTGCCCAACGTCATCCCGTCCTCGACCAATCCGACAAGGCCCTACACCGTCAACACGCTGGCCGAGCATCTCGACATGCTGATGGTCTGCCATCATCTGTCGCCGTCGATCCCCGAGGACATCGCCTTTGCCGAAAGCCGCATCCGCAAGGAGACGATCGCGGCCGAGGACATACTGCACGATATCGGCGCCTTCTCCATCATCTCCTCCGACAGCCAGGCCATGGGCCGCGTCGGCGAGGTCGCGATCCGCTGCTGGCAGACCGCCGACAAGATGAAGCGACAGCGCGGATCATTGCCGCAGGAGACCGGCGACAACGACAATTTCCGCGTCCGCCGCTACATTGCCAAATACACGATCAACCCGGCGATCGCGCATGGCTTGTCGAAAGAGATCGGCTCGGTGACGGTGGGAAAGCGCGCCGATCTGGTGCTGTGGAACCCGGCCTTCTTCGGCGTCAAGCCGGAAATGGTGCTGGTCGGCGGCACCATCGCCGCCGCCCCGATGGGCGATCCCAACGCTTCGATCCCGACGCCGCAGCCGATGCATTACCGGCCGATGTTCGGCGCCTATGGCAAGGCGCTGACCAACTCGTCGGTGACCTTCGTCTCCAAGGCCGCCTTCGGGGCCGGCCTGCAGGAGAAACTCGGTGTCGACAAGGCGATGGTCGCGGTGGAAAACACGCGCGGCGGCATCGGCAAGCACTCCATGGTGCTCAACGACGCCACGCCGCATGTCGAGGTCGATCCGGAGACCTATGAGGTGCGCGCCGATGGCGAGCTCCTGACCTGCGAGCCCGCGACGGTGCTGCCGATGGCGCAGCGGTATTTTCTGTTTTAG
- a CDS encoding acyl carrier protein, producing the protein MADQLTSEIIEKIKAHAETGGEEITTSTDLNTLGIHSLELTEIIFDLEEKYGIEIEMNTVDAWSNLKNVGDMVEAVRELIAKKA; encoded by the coding sequence ATGGCTGACCAACTGACGAGCGAAATCATCGAAAAGATCAAGGCGCATGCCGAGACTGGCGGTGAGGAAATCACCACCAGCACCGATCTCAACACGCTTGGTATCCACTCGCTGGAGCTGACCGAGATCATCTTCGACCTCGAGGAGAAGTACGGCATCGAGATCGAGATGAACACGGTCGACGCCTGGAGCAACCTCAAGAACGTCGGCGACATGGTCGAGGCGGTTCGCGAATTGATCGCGAAAAAAGCCTGA
- a CDS encoding urease subunit beta produces the protein MIPGEVITAKGEIELNKGLPTVTLKVANSGDRPIQVGSHYHFFETNEGLKFDRERARGMRLDIAAGTAMRFEPGQERDVTLVPLGGKREVYGFQQKVMGKL, from the coding sequence ATGATCCCGGGCGAAGTGATCACGGCAAAGGGCGAGATCGAGTTGAACAAAGGTCTGCCGACGGTGACGCTCAAGGTCGCCAACAGCGGCGACCGGCCGATCCAGGTCGGCAGCCACTACCACTTCTTCGAGACCAATGAGGGGTTGAAATTCGACCGCGAACGCGCTCGCGGCATGCGTCTGGACATCGCCGCCGGCACCGCCATGCGCTTCGAGCCCGGACAGGAGCGCGACGTCACGCTGGTGCCGCTCGGCGGCAAGCGCGAGGTCTATGGATTCCAGCAGAAGGTGATGGGCAAGCTGTGA
- a CDS encoding urease accessory protein UreD, with product MDTIDDILVSLPAAQRVAGRGRLFCGKSGGRTRLQRLYQDGSAKIRMPAVQGDPLEAVLINTAGGLTGGDRLGWSIEVGDGAAASITTQACEKIYRAASDRAETTVTLDVGAGGQIAWLPQETIVFDQAAFARTLDVKLAADAEALLLEATLFGRLAMGERTLLGNFHDRWRVHQNGRLIHAEDFRIGPDIAARLQHRAVAGGARAIATALLVAPRAETLLEPAREIIGDPHVGGWSGASFWSVGQSGKLLARLTAGDGYQLRQRLVPLVELLNGRAGLPKLWSL from the coding sequence GTGGACACGATCGACGATATCCTGGTTTCCCTGCCCGCCGCGCAACGTGTTGCCGGGCGAGGCAGGCTTTTCTGCGGCAAGAGCGGCGGCCGGACCCGCCTTCAACGCCTCTACCAGGACGGATCGGCCAAGATTCGCATGCCGGCGGTGCAAGGCGACCCGCTCGAGGCCGTGCTGATCAATACGGCCGGCGGACTGACCGGCGGCGATCGGCTTGGCTGGTCTATCGAGGTCGGCGACGGCGCCGCGGCCTCCATCACCACACAGGCCTGCGAGAAGATCTATCGCGCCGCATCGGATCGCGCCGAGACGACAGTCACGCTCGATGTCGGCGCCGGTGGCCAAATCGCCTGGCTGCCGCAGGAAACGATCGTTTTCGACCAGGCGGCCTTTGCAAGGACGCTCGATGTGAAGCTTGCGGCGGATGCCGAAGCGCTGCTTTTGGAGGCGACGCTGTTCGGCCGGCTGGCGATGGGCGAACGGACGCTTCTGGGCAATTTCCACGATCGCTGGCGCGTCCACCAGAACGGCCGGCTCATCCATGCCGAGGATTTTCGCATCGGCCCGGATATCGCGGCCAGGCTCCAGCATCGGGCGGTGGCCGGCGGCGCGCGCGCGATTGCAACCGCGCTTCTCGTGGCCCCGCGTGCGGAAACCCTGCTGGAGCCGGCGCGCGAGATCATCGGGGATCCCCACGTCGGTGGCTGGAGCGGCGCCAGCTTCTGGAGCGTCGGGCAATCTGGCAAGCTTCTTGCGAGGCTCACCGCCGGCGACGGCTACCAGCTCCGCCAGCGGCTGGTTCCGCTCGTCGAATTGCTCAACGGACGGGCGGGCCTGCCCAAATTATGGTCACTCTGA
- a CDS encoding urease accessory protein UreE, which produces MKLDIRTDFTKFPRAVSVVPAREAGAAVVYDKAVLAHDERHLRRRAIETAGGGKVLVDLPEPVALNNGDRLVLEDGRQLEIVAAPEEVYDIRARDAVHLTELAWHIGNRHLAASIDADRILILRDHVIKAMLEGLGATVNEVLEPFNPVRGAYSGHGHDHDHHGHGHHDHGHHDHDHSHEHHDHGHHHHHD; this is translated from the coding sequence ATGAAGCTCGATATCCGCACCGATTTCACCAAGTTTCCGCGTGCCGTCTCGGTGGTTCCGGCCCGCGAGGCGGGCGCGGCCGTGGTCTATGACAAGGCGGTGCTTGCCCATGACGAGCGGCATCTGCGCCGCCGCGCCATCGAGACGGCGGGCGGCGGCAAGGTTCTGGTCGACCTGCCGGAGCCGGTGGCTCTGAACAATGGCGACCGGCTGGTGCTGGAGGACGGTCGTCAGCTGGAGATCGTCGCCGCGCCGGAAGAGGTCTACGACATCCGCGCTCGCGATGCCGTGCATCTCACCGAGCTTGCCTGGCACATCGGCAATCGTCATCTCGCAGCAAGCATCGATGCGGATCGCATCCTCATCCTGCGCGACCATGTCATCAAGGCGATGCTGGAGGGGCTCGGAGCCACTGTCAACGAGGTGCTGGAACCGTTCAATCCGGTGCGCGGCGCCTACTCCGGCCATGGCCACGACCATGATCATCATGGTCACGGCCATCACGATCACGGCCATCACGATCATGATCACTCGCATGAACATCATGACCATGGCCATCACCATCACCATGACTGA